From the Exiguobacterium aurantiacum genome, one window contains:
- a CDS encoding oligosaccharide flippase family protein — MTTKVEFDEQKSSRQIKIGVLMSYAAIGFNILAGLFYTPWMIAEIGKANYGLYMLSLSLVSIFAMDFGLEAAVSRFLSKYHALGDSEGASRFLGVAFKLFIGIAVLIGLVLIGVYLMIDTIYASLSPAEVETLQVLYIMVGFYIVVLFPTKPFNGIFIANERFVVLNWFNLMEKVSTVVLMVGALLFGFGLYALVFVNAIVGLSIIIGKGIYLLRKTETAIDFLHNSRSMYRDIFTFSSWTTVIAIAQRFILNITPTILGALASSASIALFSIGMVIEGYVWTISSAIGSLFLPKVTRMTTYNRQSELNHLLIRVGRIQLFIVGLIIISFATMGREFIGLWVGPDFFPSYTVALLLILPGIITLTQEIAYTTLIAVNQIKYRAFASLIVATVSVILSLLLSPHYGAIGAASAILVGNLIGTVIFMNVVYVRVLKLSMWKFFYECHVKIAPALMFLGILGFLLQRYLPVESLVHFLFKAIALGGAYFLFLWIFTFRDDEKELLRGFVRHASKTS, encoded by the coding sequence ATGACGACGAAAGTGGAGTTCGATGAACAAAAAAGCTCACGTCAAATCAAGATTGGCGTCCTCATGTCTTACGCCGCCATCGGATTCAATATTCTCGCCGGTCTGTTCTACACACCATGGATGATTGCAGAGATTGGGAAGGCGAACTACGGACTCTATATGCTTTCGCTATCACTCGTCAGCATCTTCGCCATGGACTTCGGCTTAGAGGCGGCGGTGTCGCGATTCCTATCAAAATACCACGCGCTCGGGGATTCAGAAGGGGCGTCTCGCTTTCTCGGTGTCGCCTTCAAACTGTTTATCGGGATTGCGGTGTTGATTGGCCTCGTTCTGATCGGGGTCTATCTGATGATCGACACGATTTACGCAAGTTTATCGCCTGCTGAAGTGGAGACGCTCCAAGTGTTGTACATCATGGTCGGTTTTTACATCGTCGTCTTGTTCCCGACCAAACCATTCAACGGAATTTTTATCGCGAATGAACGGTTCGTCGTCCTCAACTGGTTCAACTTGATGGAAAAAGTGTCGACCGTCGTCTTGATGGTCGGGGCGCTCTTGTTCGGATTCGGCTTATATGCGCTCGTCTTCGTCAACGCCATCGTCGGTCTATCCATTATCATCGGGAAAGGGATTTACCTGCTTCGTAAAACCGAGACGGCGATTGACTTTTTGCATAACAGCCGGTCGATGTACCGAGACATCTTTACGTTCTCCTCTTGGACGACCGTCATCGCCATCGCCCAACGCTTCATCTTGAACATCACCCCGACCATTCTCGGGGCTTTGGCGAGCAGTGCCTCCATCGCCTTGTTCTCGATCGGGATGGTCATCGAAGGATACGTTTGGACTATCTCATCAGCGATTGGATCGCTGTTCCTGCCGAAAGTTACACGCATGACGACCTATAATCGCCAGTCGGAATTAAACCATCTGTTGATTCGTGTCGGCCGCATCCAGTTGTTCATCGTCGGCTTGATTATCATCAGTTTTGCGACGATGGGCCGAGAGTTTATCGGACTTTGGGTTGGTCCAGACTTCTTCCCATCCTATACGGTCGCCCTGTTGTTGATTCTCCCAGGAATCATCACGCTGACCCAAGAAATCGCCTATACGACGTTGATTGCGGTCAATCAAATCAAATACCGGGCGTTCGCGTCGCTCATCGTCGCAACGGTCAGTGTGATTTTGTCACTGCTCTTGTCGCCGCATTACGGGGCGATCGGTGCTGCGAGTGCCATATTGGTCGGTAACTTGATTGGCACTGTGATTTTCATGAACGTCGTGTATGTCCGCGTTTTAAAATTGAGTATGTGGAAATTTTTCTATGAATGTCATGTGAAGATTGCACCGGCTTTGATGTTTCTAGGAATTCTCGGCTTCTTGCTCCAAAGGTACTTGCCTGTCGAGTCGCTCGTCCATTTCCTGTTTAAAGCGATTGCACTAGGTGGCGCCTACTTTCTCTTCTTATGGATCTTCACGTTTCGGGATGATGAAAAAGAACTGTTGCGTGGGTTTGTCCGTCATGCATCAAAGACATCCTGA
- a CDS encoding polysaccharide biosynthesis protein: MFKNKTLLITGGTGSFGNAVMQRFLKTDIKEIRIFSRDEKKQDDMRKLYHDDKLKFYIGDVRDVNSVRNAMYGVDYVFHAAALKQVPSCEFFPLEAVKTNVLGTDNVLNAAIEQKVQKVICLSTDKAAYPINAMGISKAMMEKVFVAKAKAVGPNQTLICGTRYGNVMASRGSVIPLFVDQIKRGEPLTVTDPFMTRFLMSLEDAVELVVFAFKNAHAGDIMVQKSPASTIGVLAQALLELFHANNPIKVIGTRHGEKSYETLLTREENVVAEDMGGFYRVPADTRDLNYDKYFNEGSKRLTVEGEYNSANTEQLNVEQVKQLLLTLPYIQQELASWVKVS, encoded by the coding sequence ATGTTTAAAAATAAAACTTTATTGATCACAGGGGGCACAGGCTCATTCGGAAACGCCGTCATGCAGCGCTTCCTGAAAACGGATATTAAAGAGATTCGAATCTTTTCACGAGATGAGAAGAAACAGGATGATATGCGCAAACTCTATCATGACGACAAACTCAAATTTTATATCGGGGATGTGCGGGATGTGAACAGTGTGCGCAACGCGATGTATGGGGTCGATTATGTGTTCCACGCGGCGGCGTTGAAACAAGTCCCTTCCTGCGAGTTCTTTCCTTTAGAGGCAGTGAAGACGAACGTACTCGGGACGGATAACGTCTTGAACGCGGCCATCGAGCAAAAAGTCCAAAAGGTCATCTGCCTGTCGACCGACAAGGCGGCCTATCCAATCAACGCGATGGGTATCTCCAAGGCGATGATGGAAAAAGTGTTCGTCGCCAAAGCAAAAGCGGTCGGGCCAAATCAAACGTTGATTTGCGGAACGCGCTATGGAAACGTGATGGCGTCAAGGGGTTCTGTCATCCCGCTATTCGTGGATCAAATCAAACGAGGCGAGCCGTTGACCGTGACGGACCCGTTCATGACACGTTTCTTGATGAGTCTCGAAGATGCGGTCGAACTCGTCGTCTTCGCCTTCAAGAACGCTCATGCGGGAGACATCATGGTTCAGAAATCTCCTGCGTCCACGATTGGGGTATTGGCCCAAGCGCTACTTGAACTGTTCCATGCCAACAACCCGATCAAAGTCATCGGCACACGGCATGGCGAGAAGTCGTACGAGACGTTATTGACACGTGAAGAGAATGTCGTCGCTGAGGACATGGGCGGTTTCTACCGGGTACCGGCTGACACACGCGACTTGAACTACGATAAATATTTCAACGAAGGCAGCAAGCGCTTGACGGTCGAGGGCGAATACAACTCGGCCAACACGGAACAGTTGAACGTCGAGCAAGTGAAGCAACTGTTGCTGACCCTCCCTTACATTCAACAAGAGCTCGCGAGCTGGGTGAAAGTATCATGA
- a CDS encoding polysaccharide biosynthesis C-terminal domain-containing protein, which translates to MKILVTGAAGFIGKNLVAELTARGHEVFSSTRDTSEGEFQQFCQHAEFVYHLAGVNRSEIETDFVEGNTGSTERLLETLASCENNAPIMFASSIQATRDNPYGRSKRAAENVLRHAHEKTGRTIYLFRFPNLFGKWGRPNYNSVVATFCYRVARDLPLEIHDPARTVQLAYIDDVLDTLVGLLDARGRKPAVYEEEVAIHPPIELGRIAGLLQTFKDSRRSLAVPQLDDAFTKQLYSTYLSYLPVDRFAYDLKLNEDARGSFTEFIRTPDRGQVSINVAKPGITKGNHWHHTKNEKFLVVSGEALIRFRQVGENEVHTYHVTGEMMRVLDIPTGYTHNIENIGTTDLVTVIWVNEAYDPNNPDTYFMEVQDETTQSDDHRRDASRNHTPVGRYS; encoded by the coding sequence ATGAAGATTCTCGTCACCGGGGCAGCTGGATTCATCGGCAAGAATCTAGTCGCCGAATTAACCGCGCGGGGCCATGAGGTATTCTCCTCCACGCGCGATACGTCGGAGGGCGAATTTCAACAATTTTGCCAACACGCTGAGTTCGTCTATCACTTGGCCGGGGTGAACCGCTCGGAAATTGAAACCGATTTTGTAGAAGGGAACACGGGATCCACCGAGCGATTGCTTGAGACGTTGGCATCTTGTGAGAATAATGCGCCAATCATGTTCGCCTCCTCGATTCAAGCGACTCGGGACAATCCGTACGGACGCAGTAAACGCGCGGCGGAGAACGTCTTGAGGCACGCGCATGAGAAAACGGGACGCACCATCTATCTGTTCCGCTTCCCGAACCTGTTCGGAAAGTGGGGACGCCCGAACTATAACAGTGTCGTCGCGACGTTTTGTTATCGGGTCGCACGTGACTTGCCGTTAGAAATCCATGACCCGGCACGTACCGTACAACTGGCGTACATCGATGACGTGCTCGATACGTTGGTCGGCTTGCTCGATGCGAGAGGACGAAAGCCGGCTGTGTATGAGGAAGAAGTGGCAATCCATCCGCCAATCGAACTCGGCCGAATCGCCGGTCTGTTACAGACGTTCAAAGACAGCCGGCGGAGCCTGGCCGTCCCGCAACTCGATGATGCGTTTACGAAGCAGTTGTATAGCACGTACCTCAGTTATTTGCCTGTCGACCGCTTCGCCTATGATTTGAAGCTGAATGAAGATGCGCGGGGTTCGTTCACTGAATTCATCCGGACGCCGGACCGGGGACAAGTATCGATCAACGTGGCCAAGCCCGGGATCACGAAAGGGAACCATTGGCACCACACGAAAAATGAGAAGTTCCTTGTAGTCAGCGGCGAGGCGTTGATTCGCTTCCGTCAGGTCGGAGAGAACGAGGTCCATACGTATCACGTCACGGGAGAGATGATGCGTGTGCTCGATATCCCGACCGGCTATACACACAACATTGAAAACATCGGAACGACCGACTTGGTGACCGTCATATGGGTGAATGAGGCCTATGACCCGAACAACCCGGACACATACTTTATGGAGGTGCAAGATGAAACGACTCAAAGTGATGACCATCGTCGGGACGCGTCCCGAAATCATACGCCTGTCGGCCGTTATTCATAA
- the wecB gene encoding non-hydrolyzing UDP-N-acetylglucosamine 2-epimerase: MKRLKVMTIVGTRPEIIRLSAVIHKLEHSEAIEHVLVHTGQNYDYELNEVFFQDFALRKPGYFLNSATGSPIETIGNILIQVDPVLELERPDAVLILGDTNSCLAAIAAKRRKIPIFHMEAGNRCFDQRVPEEINRKIVDHTADVNLTYSDIAREYLLREGIPAERIIKTGSPMFEVLMSKREAIELSDVLSRLDLTPDHYFIVSAHREENVNSDTHFLALVDSLNAIAAQYGLPVIVSTHPRTMKRIHELNVSFHPLVRLLKPLGFVDYNHLQLHAKAVLSDSGTISEESSILGLRGLNIRETHERPEAMEEGAVLMVGLEKERILQGLSVVMEQERPRIVSDYSMPNVSDKVVRILISYTDYVRREVWKGTTDPRQTVKEGER; encoded by the coding sequence ATGAAACGACTCAAAGTGATGACCATCGTCGGGACGCGTCCCGAAATCATACGCCTGTCGGCCGTTATTCATAAGCTGGAACACTCTGAGGCGATCGAGCACGTCCTCGTGCACACGGGGCAAAATTATGACTATGAATTGAATGAAGTGTTCTTCCAGGATTTCGCTTTACGAAAACCGGGCTACTTCCTCAATTCAGCGACGGGAAGCCCGATTGAGACGATCGGCAACATCCTCATCCAAGTCGATCCCGTGCTCGAGCTCGAACGTCCGGACGCGGTGTTGATTCTCGGAGATACAAACTCTTGTCTCGCGGCGATTGCGGCCAAACGCCGGAAAATCCCAATTTTCCATATGGAGGCGGGAAACCGTTGCTTCGACCAACGCGTCCCGGAAGAAATTAATCGGAAGATTGTCGACCATACTGCGGATGTGAATTTGACGTATAGCGATATTGCCCGGGAATACCTTCTCCGCGAAGGGATTCCGGCGGAACGAATCATCAAGACGGGAAGCCCGATGTTCGAGGTTTTGATGTCGAAACGAGAGGCGATTGAACTGTCGGACGTACTGAGCCGACTCGATTTGACTCCGGACCACTACTTCATCGTCTCGGCGCATCGCGAAGAGAACGTCAACTCCGACACACACTTTTTGGCGCTCGTCGACAGTTTGAACGCGATTGCGGCGCAGTATGGACTACCGGTCATCGTCAGCACCCATCCGCGGACGATGAAGCGAATCCATGAATTGAACGTCTCGTTCCATCCGTTGGTCCGGCTCCTCAAGCCGCTCGGATTCGTCGACTACAACCACCTTCAACTGCACGCCAAAGCCGTGCTCAGTGACAGCGGAACGATCAGCGAAGAGTCCTCCATTCTCGGGTTAAGAGGGTTGAATATCCGAGAGACGCATGAGCGACCGGAGGCGATGGAAGAAGGGGCCGTCTTGATGGTCGGCCTTGAAAAAGAACGGATCTTACAAGGATTGTCGGTCGTCATGGAGCAGGAGCGGCCTCGCATCGTTAGTGACTACAGTATGCCGAACGTCTCGGACAAAGTGGTACGGATTTTGATCTCGTATACGGACTACGTCCGACGCGAAGTATGGAAAGGCACGACCGATCCCCGTCAAACCGTAAAGGAGGGTGAACGATGA
- a CDS encoding glycosyltransferase family 4 protein, protein MKQKLIFIGNIASPYQVKLCYALEEYFDAEFWFYEHLDQNRPDWWKIPLGEKCQVLKYSKWFPKIGYLSLGLIPELIRFKPDVILLGGFMAGHAVIVRMAKLFGIKTVIMSEPLRPLQNDDDPSARLTNPQDNPYKTKLLHWMFKDADLYFGMGTVAVDQFKDHLGFNPEKVVHATYAQDIDAYFDHGLRRKQPGDTFKLLFANRLVERYQPLLVLEAYRNLSKRYSLELYLNNSGQQLEACKAYIAEHDLKNVHFLDEIRAWDEMPKVYEQADILVLPATYSNGNGTIIEARASGMGVVISDQINNVSHHSVDGKNCYMCDVTVESIERGIEQYLEHPERLIEHGMLSRELVKFHRNDVTAKGYYDTLRAKQIIS, encoded by the coding sequence ATGAAACAAAAACTCATCTTTATCGGGAACATCGCTTCCCCTTACCAAGTGAAGCTATGTTACGCACTAGAGGAATATTTCGACGCTGAATTTTGGTTTTATGAGCATCTCGATCAAAACCGACCGGATTGGTGGAAGATTCCGCTCGGAGAAAAGTGTCAGGTGCTGAAGTACTCGAAATGGTTCCCAAAAATCGGCTATCTCTCGCTCGGATTAATTCCGGAGCTGATTCGGTTCAAACCGGACGTCATCTTGCTCGGCGGATTCATGGCCGGCCATGCCGTTATCGTGAGAATGGCAAAACTGTTCGGAATCAAAACCGTCATCATGAGCGAACCGCTTCGTCCGTTGCAAAACGATGATGATCCTTCCGCTCGGCTGACAAATCCTCAGGATAATCCATACAAAACGAAACTGTTGCACTGGATGTTCAAGGACGCCGACTTATATTTCGGGATGGGGACGGTAGCGGTCGATCAATTCAAGGACCATCTCGGGTTTAATCCTGAAAAAGTTGTGCATGCGACGTATGCACAGGACATCGATGCTTACTTCGATCATGGGTTGAGACGGAAACAGCCGGGCGATACGTTCAAACTTTTGTTTGCGAATCGACTCGTCGAACGCTATCAGCCGCTGCTCGTGTTAGAGGCGTATCGGAATTTATCAAAACGTTATTCCCTCGAACTCTATTTGAACAATTCAGGGCAACAGCTCGAGGCGTGTAAAGCATACATCGCAGAACATGATTTGAAGAACGTCCACTTCTTAGATGAGATTCGGGCGTGGGACGAGATGCCAAAAGTGTATGAACAAGCGGACATCTTGGTCCTACCGGCCACGTATTCGAACGGGAACGGGACCATCATCGAAGCAAGAGCCTCGGGGATGGGGGTCGTCATCAGCGATCAAATCAATAACGTCTCCCATCACTCCGTCGACGGAAAGAACTGCTACATGTGTGACGTCACGGTCGAATCGATTGAACGAGGAATCGAACAGTACCTCGAACATCCAGAGCGTCTCATCGAACATGGCATGTTATCGCGGGAACTCGTCAAGTTCCATCGAAACGATGTCACTGCCAAAGGATACTATGACACGTTACGCGCGAAACAAATCATTTCGTAA
- a CDS encoding WbqC family protein, with protein MNVAIMQPYFFPYIGYFQLIHAVDTFVVYDDVHFIKKGWIHRNRILIDGHPHPFTLSIQKMSQNRLICDHERAQPDEIAEQQLKLLRHAYHKAPQFEHVFPLLERVIRHPERNVGKYLAYGIEEVARYLGISTTFILSSELNAGVGLKGQARILKICEQLKATHYMNAINGMALYDADVFEQAGIDLSFIKTDSMTYDQGPRPFQPNLSIIDVMMHCSTPEIQFMLERYALVSNRQVT; from the coding sequence ATGAACGTGGCCATCATGCAACCCTACTTCTTCCCTTATATCGGGTACTTCCAGTTGATCCATGCGGTCGATACATTCGTTGTGTATGACGACGTTCATTTCATCAAAAAAGGGTGGATTCATCGAAATCGTATCTTAATTGATGGACATCCTCATCCGTTCACGTTATCGATTCAAAAGATGAGTCAAAATCGTTTGATTTGCGACCATGAGCGGGCGCAACCAGATGAGATCGCCGAGCAACAGTTGAAGTTGTTGCGACACGCCTACCACAAAGCTCCTCAGTTCGAACACGTCTTCCCGTTGCTCGAACGTGTGATCCGTCACCCCGAACGAAACGTCGGGAAGTATTTGGCATACGGCATCGAGGAAGTCGCTAGGTACCTCGGCATCTCGACGACGTTCATACTTTCGTCAGAGTTGAACGCTGGGGTTGGCTTGAAGGGCCAAGCGAGAATTCTCAAGATATGTGAACAGTTAAAGGCGACGCATTACATGAATGCGATCAATGGGATGGCTTTGTACGATGCCGATGTCTTCGAACAGGCCGGGATTGATCTATCGTTTATTAAGACCGACTCAATGACGTACGATCAAGGCCCGCGTCCGTTTCAACCGAACTTGTCCATCATCGACGTGATGATGCATTGTTCCACACCTGAAATCCAATTCATGCTTGAACGGTACGCACTCGTCTCGAATCGCCAAGTGACCTAG
- a CDS encoding DegT/DnrJ/EryC1/StrS family aminotransferase, protein MLHIVDIQSAAFPAHPASNQPDRPQKTIPVTKSALPSFEEYTDEIRELWASGWLTNNGAKHQQLEHELIDYLGVEHISLFTNGHLALETAIEALGLTGEVITTPFTFASTSHALIRKGLTPVYGDIRPDDFTLDASKLERLITTKTSAILPVHVYGNVCDVEAIEAIAKRHNLKVIYDAAHTFGVNVNGRGIGTFGDISMFSFHATKVFHTIEGGALTYNDPALKARFDQLKNFGITGPETVEVPGGNAKMNEFQAAMGLCNLRHIDETITRRKRVREQYDALLKNVNGVRILTPQPGVETNHSYYPIILTAEQNRRDELHDALAQEGIFTRKYFYPLVTDYAWNHNRFASRRTPVAREIAERVLTLPLYPDLALEDVTRICTMIQERMMKR, encoded by the coding sequence ATGCTACACATCGTCGATATCCAATCCGCCGCATTCCCAGCTCATCCAGCATCCAATCAGCCTGACCGTCCGCAAAAAACTATTCCCGTCACCAAATCCGCACTTCCTTCATTTGAAGAGTATACGGATGAGATTCGTGAGTTGTGGGCGTCGGGATGGTTGACAAACAACGGCGCCAAACATCAGCAACTCGAGCACGAGCTGATTGATTATTTAGGAGTCGAACACATCTCCCTGTTCACGAATGGGCACTTGGCACTCGAGACGGCAATCGAAGCACTCGGATTGACAGGAGAGGTCATCACGACGCCGTTCACCTTTGCTTCGACGAGTCATGCCTTGATTCGTAAAGGGCTGACGCCCGTTTACGGAGATATCCGTCCAGACGACTTTACGCTCGATGCTTCCAAATTAGAGCGATTGATTACGACGAAAACCTCGGCCATCCTTCCCGTCCATGTGTACGGAAATGTATGCGACGTCGAGGCGATCGAGGCGATTGCCAAGCGACACAATCTGAAAGTGATTTATGATGCGGCCCACACGTTCGGCGTCAACGTGAACGGACGAGGGATTGGTACGTTCGGGGATATCTCGATGTTCAGTTTCCACGCCACGAAAGTGTTCCATACGATTGAAGGAGGCGCCTTGACGTACAATGACCCCGCATTGAAAGCCCGTTTCGACCAGTTGAAGAACTTTGGCATCACTGGCCCGGAAACGGTGGAAGTGCCGGGGGGGAACGCCAAGATGAATGAGTTTCAAGCTGCGATGGGGTTATGCAACTTGCGTCATATCGATGAGACGATCACGCGGCGGAAACGCGTGCGCGAGCAATATGACGCGTTGCTCAAAAATGTCAACGGGGTCCGAATCCTGACACCTCAACCGGGCGTCGAAACGAACCATTCCTATTATCCCATCATCTTGACAGCGGAACAGAATCGACGGGATGAGCTGCATGACGCTCTAGCGCAGGAAGGCATCTTCACCCGGAAATATTTCTATCCGCTCGTGACGGATTATGCGTGGAATCACAATCGGTTTGCGAGCCGCCGCACACCCGTCGCCCGCGAGATTGCCGAACGGGTGTTGACCCTTCCACTCTACCCGGACCTTGCCTTAGAAGACGTGACCCGGATTTGCACGATGATTCAAGAAAGGATGATGAAGCGATGA
- the rfbA gene encoding glucose-1-phosphate thymidylyltransferase RfbA — MKGIILAGGNGTRLYPMTKAVSKQLLPIYDKPLIYYPMSVLMLAGIREILLISTPQDIGGYERLFGDGHQLGIDISYKVQTKPVGLADAFILGADFIGDDSVCLILGDNVFYGPDLTRFLKHAQAKKQGATVFGYPVKDPRAFGVVEFDAHNRVVSIEEKPAAPKSNYAVPGLYFYDNQVVDFAKRVEPSARGELEITSINNMYLERGELNVVLFGRGMAWLDTGTPEGMIKASVFVQTVQERQGYYIACLEEIAWRRGFITRDELKDIGLTLKMTDYGQYLLSLVEEGERTDANNPSDWRSRVHRFKFHKTLAGKTSNVPHS, encoded by the coding sequence ATGAAAGGGATCATATTAGCAGGTGGGAACGGAACACGCCTCTACCCGATGACAAAGGCCGTCTCCAAACAATTGTTACCGATCTACGATAAGCCGTTGATTTACTATCCGATGTCCGTATTGATGCTAGCGGGGATTCGGGAAATCTTGCTCATTTCGACCCCGCAAGACATCGGTGGATATGAGCGTCTGTTCGGGGACGGCCATCAGCTCGGTATCGACATCTCGTATAAAGTGCAGACGAAGCCGGTCGGACTGGCCGATGCCTTTATTCTAGGGGCAGACTTTATCGGTGATGACTCGGTCTGTCTCATTTTAGGAGATAACGTCTTCTACGGACCGGATTTGACTCGTTTCTTGAAACACGCACAAGCCAAAAAACAAGGGGCGACCGTCTTCGGCTATCCGGTAAAAGATCCGCGCGCCTTTGGCGTCGTCGAATTCGATGCCCACAACCGAGTCGTCTCGATCGAAGAAAAACCGGCGGCCCCAAAATCGAATTATGCGGTCCCGGGCCTATATTTCTACGACAATCAAGTCGTCGATTTCGCCAAACGTGTCGAACCTTCCGCAAGGGGCGAACTTGAAATCACGTCAATCAACAACATGTATCTCGAGCGCGGGGAGTTGAACGTCGTGCTGTTCGGACGAGGGATGGCATGGCTCGACACCGGAACGCCAGAAGGAATGATCAAAGCGTCCGTGTTCGTCCAAACGGTGCAAGAGCGACAAGGTTATTATATCGCTTGCCTCGAGGAGATTGCCTGGCGTCGCGGATTCATCACACGAGACGAGTTGAAGGATATCGGTTTGACGCTCAAGATGACCGATTATGGACAATATCTCTTATCACTCGTCGAGGAAGGGGAGAGAACGGATGCGAACAATCCTAGTGACTGGCGGAGCCGGGTTCATCGGTTCAAATTTCATAAAACACTTGCGGGCAAAACATCCAACGTACCGCATTCTTAA
- the rfbB gene encoding dTDP-glucose 4,6-dehydratase: MRTILVTGGAGFIGSNFIKHLRAKHPTYRILNVDALTYAGNLENLQEFEADSLYQFAKADIRDRQTMDRLFTTYEVDEVVHFAAESHVDRSITEPELFLTTNVLGTQVLLDTSMRHWKVAPDDKYSREYKAGVCFVHVSTDEVYGSLGATGYFTEDSPIAPNSPYSASKASSDLLVRAYHETYGLPVKTTRCSNNYGPYQFPEKLIPLMIHNCLSNLPLPVYGDGQQIRDWLHVSDHCEAIDVVRENGRFGDVYNIGGHNEKTNLELVHIILKAFGQSDELIQFVKDRPGHDRRYAIDATKMADELGWTPRYRFEDGIAETIQWYVEHPEWIERVVSGAYQSYYDSMYSSFR; this comes from the coding sequence ATGCGAACAATCCTAGTGACTGGCGGAGCCGGGTTCATCGGTTCAAATTTCATAAAACACTTGCGGGCAAAACATCCAACGTACCGCATTCTTAACGTCGATGCGCTCACGTATGCAGGGAATCTGGAGAACCTGCAGGAGTTCGAGGCGGATTCGCTCTACCAGTTCGCGAAGGCCGACATCCGTGACCGACAAACGATGGACCGATTGTTCACGACGTATGAAGTCGATGAAGTCGTCCATTTCGCAGCAGAATCGCATGTGGATCGGAGCATCACCGAACCTGAACTGTTTTTGACGACAAACGTTCTCGGGACGCAAGTGCTACTCGACACGTCGATGCGTCATTGGAAAGTCGCTCCTGACGATAAGTACAGCCGGGAGTATAAGGCAGGTGTCTGTTTTGTCCATGTGTCGACGGACGAAGTATACGGATCACTCGGTGCGACCGGTTATTTCACCGAGGACTCGCCGATTGCCCCCAACAGTCCGTATTCGGCCTCGAAAGCGAGCTCTGACCTGCTCGTTCGGGCCTATCACGAGACGTACGGGTTGCCGGTCAAGACGACGCGATGCAGCAACAACTACGGGCCGTATCAGTTCCCGGAGAAGCTCATCCCACTCATGATTCATAACTGTCTGTCGAATTTGCCGCTACCGGTTTACGGAGACGGGCAACAGATTCGGGACTGGTTGCATGTGAGCGATCACTGTGAAGCCATCGATGTCGTTCGAGAGAACGGAAGGTTCGGCGATGTTTACAACATCGGGGGGCACAACGAAAAAACAAACTTGGAGCTCGTTCACATCATCCTTAAAGCGTTCGGACAGTCAGACGAGTTGATTCAATTCGTGAAAGACCGTCCGGGACACGATCGACGTTACGCGATCGACGCGACCAAGATGGCCGACGAACTCGGGTGGACTCCACGATATCGGTTTGAAGATGGAATCGCCGAGACGATTCAATGGTATGTGGAGCATCCCGAATGGATCGAACGGGTCGTGTCCGGTGCGTATCAATCTTACTACGACTCGATGTATTCTTCGTTCCGATAG
- a CDS encoding sugar transferase, protein MYSRFLKRPQDMILATVSLLVLSPVLVTIAGLIKWKLGGPVLFKQKRPGKDGVVFEMVKFRTMTDERDEHGELLPDEARLTPFGNKLRSLSLDELPSLFNIVKGDIAIVGPRPLLVEYLPRYNDEQRRRHVVRPGLTGLAQVNGRNRLSWPNRFALDVKYVDNVTFLNDWKIILQTVGKVVKKDGISSDTAATMEAFMGDER, encoded by the coding sequence ATGTATTCACGTTTTTTGAAACGTCCGCAAGATATGATTCTTGCGACGGTCTCACTGCTCGTTTTAAGTCCCGTCCTCGTCACGATTGCCGGTCTCATCAAGTGGAAGCTCGGGGGACCGGTACTGTTCAAACAAAAACGTCCGGGGAAGGACGGCGTCGTCTTCGAGATGGTGAAGTTTCGGACGATGACCGACGAGCGGGATGAGCATGGGGAGCTGTTACCGGACGAGGCCCGTCTGACCCCGTTCGGGAACAAGCTTCGTTCGCTCAGTCTCGATGAGCTGCCGAGCTTGTTCAATATCGTCAAAGGCGACATCGCCATCGTCGGACCGCGCCCGTTGCTTGTCGAGTATTTACCACGCTATAACGACGAACAGCGCCGACGACATGTCGTCCGTCCCGGACTGACGGGACTCGCCCAAGTCAATGGAAGGAACCGGCTGTCTTGGCCCAATCGTTTCGCTCTCGATGTGAAGTATGTCGACAACGTCACGTTCCTCAATGACTGGAAGATCATCTTGCAGACGGTCGGGAAAGTCGTGAAGAAGGACGGTATCTCGTCTGATACGGCGGCGACGATGGAGGCGTTTATGGGGGATGAACGATGA